From a single Micromonospora pallida genomic region:
- a CDS encoding IS481 family transposase — translation MCPRQTVHSWLARYAEVGLAGLEDRSRRPRGCAHQASAEVEALVCELRRHHPRWGSRRIAFELGRHGCPDPVPSRMTVYRILVRNGLIDPAKHRRGRKDYVRWQRSRPMELRQMDIVGGIMLADGTEAKVVTGVDDHSRFCVIDQVVRRATGRAVCLAFADGLQRFGAPEEVLTDNGKQFTERFGKGGEVMFDRICRENGIIHRLTQPASPTTTGKVERLHQTLRRELLDEVPVWPDLETVQAAVDVFRHEYNTDRPHQSLDMAFPADRFIPVPERVVPVKLPARLTQTADQALVSPPAAIPLPIQVSGPVEFERVVPPSGNLQVAGKQF, via the coding sequence GTGTGTCCCCGGCAGACGGTCCATTCCTGGCTGGCCCGTTATGCGGAGGTGGGGCTCGCGGGTCTGGAGGATCGGTCCCGCCGGCCTCGGGGGTGTGCGCATCAGGCGTCGGCGGAGGTGGAGGCGTTGGTGTGTGAGCTTCGCCGTCATCATCCGCGGTGGGGCTCGCGGCGGATCGCGTTCGAGTTGGGTCGGCATGGCTGCCCAGATCCGGTGCCGTCGCGGATGACGGTGTATCGGATTCTGGTCCGTAACGGCCTGATCGACCCGGCCAAGCATCGCCGTGGGCGTAAGGACTATGTGCGGTGGCAGCGGTCCCGGCCGATGGAGTTGCGGCAGATGGACATCGTCGGCGGGATCATGCTCGCCGACGGCACCGAGGCCAAGGTGGTCACCGGGGTGGATGACCATTCCCGGTTCTGCGTCATCGACCAGGTCGTGCGCCGTGCGACCGGCCGGGCTGTCTGCCTGGCCTTCGCCGACGGGTTGCAACGGTTCGGGGCGCCGGAAGAGGTGCTGACCGACAACGGCAAGCAGTTCACCGAGCGGTTCGGCAAGGGCGGGGAGGTGATGTTCGACCGGATCTGCCGGGAGAACGGGATCATCCACCGGCTGACCCAGCCTGCCTCGCCGACCACGACAGGGAAGGTGGAACGGCTCCACCAGACCCTGCGCCGTGAACTCCTCGATGAGGTGCCGGTCTGGCCCGACCTCGAGACCGTCCAGGCCGCCGTTGACGTCTTCCGGCACGAATACAACACCGACCGGCCGCACCAGTCCCTGGACATGGCCTTCCCCGCCGACCGGTTCATCCCCGTGCCGGAGCGGGTCGTACCTGTGAAGCTGCCGGCGCGACTCACCCAGACGGCCGACCAAGCCCTCGTCTCACCTCCAGCGGCAATCCCCCTGCCGATACAGGTATCGGGTCCGGTGGAGTTCGAGCGGGTCGTGCCGCCGTCGGGCAACCTGCAGGTCGCCGGGAAGCAGTTCTAG
- a CDS encoding NACHT domain-containing protein, protein MDLVKLLGPAIGTLVRVAIERPVGAGVTRSPVYPEGRVKLPGRRLDGLTRALSGKMAVKVGEALSGLREIEFGSLGEDAWGSVVIAACDTLGKMPTVTASSLLEIDLDPDRLYTQVRRSDPDRAAKAALSGEETIAYERVLRECCWQIVEFITRQPEFTRRVQVELVRRTGEMANSLDRLSENSESHDLLNFERRYLEMVLDKLDRLQLFGVTLRHSDAYSLSTAYLSLNASSEQANRRNGRAGADRLRVHEALADAKRVLIRGEAGSGKTTLLQWLAVNSVQSPESLPEGWSAGIPFLLPLRRYALQDLPTPDLFPREIAPALSSEAPPKWASSVLNSGRALVLIDGVDELPQNRRGDVWIWLNDLVKTYPNSTYVITSRPPAVDGKVLVPSKFDTFMLLPMGASDVRAFVGQWHKAIRQVRDDSGHALATYESELLDKLARRRDLRRLATNPLLCALICALHLERFRQLPQDRMGLYRAALEMLLVRRDESRGINADRVNLSQQDQEALLGQLAYWLVRNGWTDCDRRDATNRLSRYMKAMPYVDSRPSDVLNFLLLRSGILREPVVGRIDFLHKTFQEYLAAQAILDDGDIDAMIKHAHEDHWREVVVMAVGHSRRDERERVIRGLVERGEEEDDVRRRLYLLAVSCLEHPGALDPTLVSEVREKASRLVVPEDWRQVDLIAAAGEVVLDVIPDPTLLTDTEGTLLIETVNRFDIEDALPVLARIGKSQSRAVRGKLAAYWPESAVESYASAVLGDMRLDDVSVRAHGPRQLQAAAKLEALNTLVVQEVPGAETVALDQLSHLRGHRNLRTLILDSVAVTDLEDAASCPELDTLIIHESFIQNGLQSLHGTRLRELALLGIPNSASIEAHVSAIVSLPDLRRLTLDVSAIPRNGLDLPNNSTLERIDFLAQRWMASAVDYAHRAPAWFCIDSSRTVLDWHRPSLAKIGNLPSLKEVSISGWPSGAEVELLRNLPRLEVLRVVVAEDQLRDSILSGGHEYNYPTVSSGAIRTIRALGGLKRLEIGILVPDSVADLYSPVRHNRIRYVRTESFPTIAREIRSNLPHGAKICLSINGSTV, encoded by the coding sequence GTGGATCTCGTCAAACTACTGGGACCGGCTATCGGAACCCTCGTTCGAGTTGCCATCGAACGGCCCGTAGGTGCAGGAGTTACGAGAAGTCCAGTTTATCCCGAAGGCCGGGTCAAGCTTCCGGGCCGTCGGCTGGACGGTCTGACGCGCGCCCTCAGTGGAAAAATGGCGGTCAAAGTCGGCGAAGCACTGTCTGGGCTGCGCGAGATCGAGTTTGGCTCCCTTGGAGAAGATGCCTGGGGCAGCGTTGTAATTGCCGCCTGCGACACCCTCGGAAAAATGCCAACGGTAACGGCCTCAAGTCTCCTGGAGATTGACTTAGACCCCGATCGCCTGTATACACAAGTCCGTAGGAGCGATCCCGATCGAGCCGCAAAAGCAGCATTGAGTGGCGAGGAAACGATCGCCTATGAGCGCGTGCTGCGAGAGTGCTGCTGGCAGATCGTTGAGTTCATTACGCGGCAGCCAGAGTTCACGCGTCGGGTACAGGTAGAGCTCGTACGCCGCACGGGAGAGATGGCTAACTCTCTGGATAGACTCTCGGAAAACTCAGAATCTCACGACCTCCTCAACTTCGAGCGAAGATACTTGGAGATGGTGCTCGACAAGCTCGACCGCCTGCAACTCTTCGGTGTAACCCTGCGGCACAGCGATGCCTACTCTTTGAGCACTGCCTATCTCAGTCTTAACGCATCCTCCGAGCAGGCGAATCGACGTAACGGGCGCGCTGGCGCGGATCGGCTGAGAGTCCATGAAGCTCTGGCTGACGCAAAACGCGTTCTAATACGAGGAGAAGCTGGTTCAGGAAAAACGACCTTACTGCAATGGCTGGCAGTTAACTCGGTGCAGTCTCCCGAAAGCCTTCCGGAAGGATGGTCGGCGGGCATACCCTTCCTGCTTCCGCTCCGCCGGTACGCGCTACAAGACTTGCCCACGCCCGACCTGTTTCCGCGAGAGATCGCCCCCGCCCTATCATCCGAGGCACCTCCGAAGTGGGCGTCATCGGTTCTGAATTCGGGACGTGCTCTCGTCCTAATCGACGGGGTTGACGAACTGCCTCAAAATCGACGAGGAGACGTCTGGATATGGCTCAACGACCTAGTGAAGACTTACCCGAATTCCACATACGTGATTACGTCTCGTCCACCTGCCGTCGACGGCAAGGTTCTTGTACCAAGCAAATTCGATACCTTTATGCTTCTACCGATGGGGGCGTCTGATGTTCGAGCATTCGTCGGTCAATGGCACAAGGCAATCCGGCAGGTTCGTGATGATTCTGGGCATGCATTGGCTACTTACGAGTCAGAACTCTTGGACAAGCTCGCCCGGCGCCGGGACCTCCGTAGGTTAGCCACTAACCCGCTACTATGCGCTCTGATTTGCGCCCTACACCTTGAGCGCTTCCGGCAATTGCCACAGGACCGGATGGGGTTGTATCGAGCCGCCCTTGAAATGCTACTCGTGCGCCGCGACGAATCGCGGGGCATCAACGCAGATAGAGTCAACCTGTCTCAGCAGGACCAAGAGGCCTTGCTTGGCCAGCTGGCGTATTGGCTCGTGCGCAACGGTTGGACGGATTGCGACAGGCGAGACGCGACCAATCGGCTGTCGCGATACATGAAGGCAATGCCGTATGTCGATTCCCGACCATCTGATGTCTTAAATTTCCTGCTTCTTCGGTCCGGAATATTGAGGGAGCCAGTCGTCGGAAGAATCGATTTTTTGCACAAGACGTTTCAAGAATATCTGGCTGCGCAGGCCATCCTTGACGATGGCGATATCGACGCCATGATCAAGCATGCCCACGAGGATCACTGGCGTGAAGTCGTAGTGATGGCCGTCGGACACAGCCGTAGAGACGAGCGAGAGCGGGTTATACGAGGGCTAGTGGAGCGCGGAGAGGAAGAAGATGACGTTAGGCGACGGCTTTATCTGCTGGCAGTTTCGTGCCTAGAGCACCCTGGCGCCCTCGATCCGACACTCGTATCGGAAGTACGAGAGAAGGCTTCGCGGCTCGTTGTTCCGGAGGACTGGCGGCAGGTCGATCTAATTGCCGCCGCTGGCGAAGTGGTGCTGGACGTGATTCCGGACCCTACCCTGCTGACGGATACAGAGGGCACCCTACTCATCGAGACCGTAAACCGCTTCGATATCGAGGATGCCCTCCCCGTGCTGGCTCGGATCGGTAAATCGCAAAGCCGGGCGGTGAGGGGCAAGCTTGCCGCCTACTGGCCTGAATCTGCAGTGGAATCCTACGCCAGTGCCGTTCTCGGTGATATGCGTCTTGATGATGTATCCGTCCGGGCTCACGGCCCACGCCAACTCCAAGCCGCAGCAAAGCTGGAGGCACTAAACACACTCGTAGTGCAAGAGGTGCCCGGTGCTGAAACCGTAGCCCTCGATCAGCTTTCTCACCTCAGGGGCCACCGAAACCTTCGCACTCTTATCCTCGATAGCGTAGCCGTCACTGATCTGGAAGACGCGGCGTCTTGCCCTGAACTAGACACCCTAATAATTCACGAATCCTTTATTCAAAATGGCCTTCAGAGCCTACACGGAACCCGCTTGCGGGAATTGGCACTGCTCGGTATTCCAAATAGCGCATCCATTGAGGCTCACGTCAGCGCGATAGTCTCGCTTCCCGACCTCCGGCGCTTGACACTAGATGTCAGCGCGATTCCCAGGAATGGCCTCGATCTACCAAATAACTCCACCCTTGAACGGATAGATTTTCTAGCCCAGCGTTGGATGGCGTCCGCGGTCGACTATGCGCACCGCGCACCGGCATGGTTTTGCATCGACTCAAGCCGGACTGTTCTGGATTGGCACCGTCCGAGCCTCGCAAAAATTGGCAATCTTCCCTCATTGAAGGAAGTGTCTATTTCTGGATGGCCATCCGGGGCGGAAGTTGAGCTGCTGCGCAATCTGCCCCGACTTGAAGTTCTTCGAGTTGTGGTCGCAGAGGATCAACTGCGTGATTCTATTCTGTCAGGCGGACATGAGTACAACTACCCAACGGTCAGTTCGGGCGCGATACGGACAATCCGCGCACTAGGAGGGCTGAAGCGCCTTGAGATCGGAATCCTCGTCCCAGACTCAGTAGCCGATCTTTACTCACCCGTCCGGCATAATCGAATCCGATACGTCCGCACTGAAAGCTTCCCGACGATCGCCCGAGAAATCCGGTCGAACCTTCCTCACGGTGCGAAGATTTGCTTGTCGATCAACGGGTCGACGGTTTAG
- a CDS encoding pentapeptide repeat-containing protein — protein sequence MAVGGLVLLSVALTLVPRSWWGVLASGWPVLAPTAVGVAVLVAGVLLWRRDGVKSEVSAAPLPPGRQVRPLRSWVIPVGVVLVGVVTWAAVAWLQGSVPAVGDGVQRERLRVESIRTGLTIGAAVTGAFALLLAFRRQQLAERTQQATEYDAGEKRVTELYVKAADQLGADKAPVRLAGLYALERLGQDNPIHRQSIVEVICAYLRMPYALPDDQPGPASQAPPATDPTSALPAAASGDDPEEPVIDPRGERQVRLAAQRILARHLRPTTPEGEPNRLYWGPKLVLDLTEATLINADFTDCHLHNADFTAVTFHGYAEFGRATFSGAAWFDRTTFRGAALFIRATFSGVTWFNKATISGAAWFARATFSGDVRFNRTAMGAAAVFSGVTFGGDAWFEEATFSVIAAFDGATFSGDAEFNGATLNGVRYDGPKPVAE from the coding sequence ATGGCGGTCGGCGGACTGGTTCTGTTGTCGGTCGCGCTGACGTTGGTTCCCCGGTCCTGGTGGGGCGTCCTGGCTTCCGGATGGCCGGTGCTGGCGCCGACGGCGGTGGGCGTGGCGGTGCTGGTCGCGGGGGTGCTGCTGTGGCGGCGCGACGGCGTGAAGTCTGAGGTGTCCGCTGCGCCGCTGCCGCCGGGTCGGCAGGTGCGGCCCTTGCGGTCGTGGGTGATCCCGGTCGGGGTGGTCCTGGTTGGGGTGGTCACCTGGGCTGCGGTGGCCTGGTTGCAGGGTTCGGTGCCGGCGGTGGGTGACGGGGTGCAGCGGGAACGGTTACGGGTGGAGTCCATCCGCACCGGGTTGACCATCGGTGCGGCGGTGACCGGTGCGTTCGCGTTGCTGTTGGCGTTTCGCCGTCAGCAATTGGCCGAGCGGACCCAGCAGGCCACCGAGTACGACGCCGGGGAGAAGCGGGTCACCGAGTTGTACGTCAAGGCCGCCGACCAGCTCGGCGCGGACAAGGCTCCGGTCCGCCTCGCGGGCCTGTACGCCCTGGAACGCCTCGGCCAGGACAACCCGATCCACCGACAGAGCATCGTGGAGGTGATCTGTGCCTACCTGCGCATGCCCTACGCCCTACCCGACGATCAGCCCGGACCCGCCAGCCAGGCACCACCAGCGACCGATCCCACCTCGGCTCTCCCTGCGGCCGCCAGCGGCGACGACCCTGAGGAACCAGTCATAGACCCGCGAGGAGAACGCCAGGTCCGCCTCGCCGCCCAACGCATCCTCGCCCGCCACCTCCGCCCCACGACCCCCGAAGGAGAACCCAACCGTCTGTACTGGGGCCCGAAACTGGTCTTGGACCTTACCGAAGCAACCCTTATCAACGCCGACTTCACCGACTGCCACCTCCACAACGCCGACTTCACCGCCGTGACATTCCACGGTTACGCTGAGTTCGGCAGGGCGACATTTAGCGGTGCTGCCTGGTTCGATAGGACGACGTTCAGGGGTGCTGCCTTGTTCATCAGGGCGACGTTCAGCGGCGTCACCTGGTTCAACAAGGCGACGATCAGCGGCGCAGCCTGGTTCGCTAGGGCGACGTTTAGCGGTGATGTCAGGTTCAACAGGACGGCGATGGGTGCCGCCGCTGTGTTCAGCGGGGTGACGTTCGGCGGTGACGCCTGGTTCGAGGAGGCCACGTTCAGCGTCATCGCTGCGTTTGACGGGGCCACGTTCAGTGGTGACGCTGAATTCAACGGGGCGACTCTTAATGGGGTGAGGTACGACGGACCGAAGCCAGTCGCCGAATAG
- a CDS encoding group II intron maturase-specific domain-containing protein, giving the protein MRGVRDRTRECTQNRSTLYRDLDEILLTLGRSLRGWANYFRHGSSSRHFQQVDHHAWKRVGAWIRRKHHPIPGGRSAAASPKADDTPTTGSPSTTQPASRSNATAAARSPTPGPSRPPQPRDQRARHTESRMRGQPARPVRAGGQRKRTESNPGTAPLADPTAARTGRSRRPTGRAAGAPLVLHTGRAWCPSMGTTGVVVYGHDSSV; this is encoded by the coding sequence ATGCGAGGCGTGCGGGACCGGACACGCGAGTGCACCCAGAACAGATCCACCCTCTACCGCGACCTCGACGAGATTCTCCTGACCCTCGGCCGGTCGCTACGAGGTTGGGCCAACTACTTCCGCCACGGCTCGTCCAGTCGCCACTTCCAGCAGGTCGACCACCACGCCTGGAAACGCGTCGGTGCCTGGATCCGCCGCAAGCACCACCCCATCCCTGGCGGGAGGTCCGCCGCCGCTTCACCCAAGGCGGACGATACGCCCACAACGGGATCACCTTCCACGACGCAGCCAGCGTCAAGATCGAACGCTACCGCGGCAGCAAGATCCCCAACCCCTGGACCATCACGACCACCACAACCGCGTGATCAACGGGCAAGACACACGGAGAGCCGGATGCGGGGACAACCCGCACGTCCGGTTCGGGCGGGCGGCCAGCGGAAACGGACCGAGAGCAATCCCGGCACCGCGCCGCTGGCCGACCCCACGGCGGCCCGGACGGGCCGCTCGCGCCGGCCGACAGGGCGCGCGGCCGGTGCTCCGCTCGTGCTCCACACCGGCCGCGCCTGGTGCCCGTCGATGGGCACGACAGGGGTTGTCGTGTACGGGCACGATTCCTCAGTGTGA
- a CDS encoding transposase, translating to MTNRRLTGLSRSVIESLVSEVGPQWRARHRDRLASRTRRRRIGADAKHRFGFVDRLLATLVHLRHGLTHDVVAAWFGVHRSTISRSIAEIRPLLAERGCRVYDGIRLRTLADVVAYLGHHPQALMDATEVRVRRPIAGRSGRDRFVSGKARLNTMKALVICDPLGRLLFCGETRPGSMHDITQARTAGLVDLLLQAPLGVQILADAGYQGLGADTGGAVITPRPKPRKRQTSLPPSVIAAHEATRKRHSSQRIRVEHAIGHLKNWRILGRYHGRRESFDASIRAIAGLLSEHQHTDRIEHNARRIRALPAAPHVR from the coding sequence ATGACGAATCGTCGGCTGACGGGTCTGTCCCGCTCGGTGATAGAGAGCCTGGTCAGCGAGGTGGGGCCGCAATGGCGGGCACGGCACCGTGACCGGCTCGCCTCGCGGACACGCCGTCGTCGGATCGGAGCTGACGCCAAGCACCGGTTCGGGTTCGTTGATCGGCTGCTGGCCACGCTGGTGCATCTGCGGCACGGGCTGACCCACGACGTAGTCGCGGCTTGGTTCGGGGTGCACCGCTCGACGATCAGCCGCAGTATCGCGGAGATCCGACCGCTGCTGGCCGAGCGTGGCTGCCGGGTATACGACGGCATCAGGCTACGCACCCTCGCTGACGTCGTGGCCTACCTCGGGCACCACCCGCAGGCGTTGATGGACGCCACCGAAGTGCGGGTACGCCGGCCGATCGCCGGGCGGAGCGGGCGGGACCGGTTCGTGTCCGGCAAAGCCCGGCTGAACACGATGAAAGCCCTGGTGATCTGTGATCCGCTCGGCCGGCTGCTGTTCTGCGGCGAGACACGTCCAGGCTCGATGCACGACATCACCCAGGCACGCACCGCCGGACTGGTCGACCTTCTCCTGCAAGCGCCACTGGGCGTGCAGATTCTCGCTGACGCCGGCTACCAGGGCCTGGGAGCCGACACCGGCGGCGCGGTCATCACCCCCAGACCCAAGCCGCGAAAACGCCAGACCTCACTGCCACCGAGCGTCATCGCCGCGCACGAGGCGACCCGCAAGCGGCACTCCTCCCAGCGCATCCGCGTCGAGCATGCCATCGGACACCTGAAGAACTGGCGGATTCTGGGCCGCTACCACGGCCGACGCGAATCCTTCGACGCCAGCATCCGCGCGATCGCCGGCCTCCTGTCCGAGCACCAACACACCGACCGCATCGAACACAACGCCCGGCGAATCAGGGCCCTACCCGCCGCACCCCACGTTCGGTGA